The stretch of DNA TTCATTAATGAAAAAACACTGTTAGTTACTAATAATGATCGTTCAGTGCTATTAGACACCCAAACTAAAAAAGCAAGCTGGACAATTAATGCAACAGATTTAATTGTTTCACCCAATGGCAAAAAAGCTGTTTATTCGGACGAAACAGGATTTATGCATTTAGTCGACTTTGAAACGAAAATGGATACTGTTGTAAATGCAGAAGATGACTCACTTAAAGTTGAATTTGTTTGGTCATCTGATGGAACAAAGGTTTACTTCCTTCAAGGAGATAAAAACGAAAAAATTTCATATATGACAATTACTGATGGTAAGGTTACAAAAGTTTTTGAAGATAAGCTGACCTACAAGTCGGATTTACATTTATCTTTTGATGGAAAAAAAGTTCTGTATGTAGTGGGTAAAGAAGGAACGACAAAATATACAGATGATGACAAAACAGATGTGGACTCTATCGATTTAACTGGCACTGAGCCTCAGATTTACTCTATAGACCTTGAGAGCAAAGAAGTGAAAGCAGATCAATTGACCACGACGAATGATAATAAAGTTTTCTCTATGTTCCTAAAAAATGCGGGCATCGTGTATTTAAGTGCTAAGACAGATAGTGAAGAGCTTCCAGAGTTAAAGATTTTATATGGAGTGGATGAAACGACTGTACTTGTTAAGAACAAAGACATTATTTCATCTCTGGTAACACCACAAGGAAAACTAGTGATTCTAGTTGCTGAAGAAAACAGCATGAGCACACTTTACGAAGTAAATACAGATACAAAAGGGTTAAGAAAATTAGCTCAAACTAACCTTCAATTAACATCATTCACAACTTCTCCTGACGGTAAGTCACTTGTTGCGACTACACCGGGTGAAGACGGCGAAATTGTGGTTGTATGGAAAAACGGTCAATTTGAAGCATTAACGAAAAATAAAGGAGCGAATAACAAATGAATATCTTGAAACGATTTACAGCAGCGGCACTAGTGGTTGTCGCATCAGTGGGTTTAACTTTTGGTGGAATAACAACAACAGCTCAGGCAGCAACAAGTGGGAAAATCGTCGTTGCAGGTTCTTCTGCTTTATTACCTTTAACACAACAAGCTGCAAAAGAATTTAAAAAAGCTAATCCTAAAGTTTCTATTTCGGTATCAGGTTCTTCTTCAATTGCTGGTCCTCAATCTGTTATGAAAGGTTCAGCAACAATAGGCGCAGCTGACTGGGATGCAACCAAAGCTGTTCCTGGATTCAGCGCATTTGATAGTTTAAAAGCTCACAAAATTGCAGTTATTCCATTTGCAACAATCACTCACAAATCAAATCCGGTAAAAAATTTATCAACAAAACAGCTTCAAGATATTTTTTCAGGGAAAATTAAAAACTGGAAGCAAGTTGGTGGAGACGATTCAGAAATCGTTGTAGTAAATCGTAAACATGGTTCTGGTACACGTGTTAACTATCAAATGAAGGCTTTAGCTGGAAATGATTTTATGTCAAAAGGTGAAAATTATAAAGAAGTTAGCAGTAATGGAGATATGGTTAAAAATGTCGGAGCAAATCCAAATGCTATCGGTTATACAGATTTAGCTTATGTAAAAGGTGATATTAAGGCTCTTAGCTTCAACGGTGTATCTGCAACTACGACAAACGTTGTGAATGGTAACTATAAAATTTGGGGTTATGGATACTTATTGACAAAAGGCACTCCTAAAGGTGCTGAAGCTGCATTTATTAAGTTCATTCAAAGCAGTAAATTCCAAAATGGTTCTTTAAAGAAACTAAAGTTTATTCCTATTAGTGCAATGAATTAAGTTAAATCTATGTTTACCATAAACATAGAAAGCCAGCTCTAATCAGAGCTGGCTTTAAATTAGTTTGGAGGATTTTTATGGCAAAGATCGCACATCCACTACCCACTGTAAATGTTTCATTTGCAAAAAATCAAATGAAGAAAATGAAACTTAACTACTTTAATAATCGATTATTTCAAGTCTTCTGTTTTACTAGCGCACTTTTCATGGGACTTGTTCTTTTCGCTCTTGTTCTTTTTATCGGGCGGACAGGATTTTTAGTCTTTAATGATGTTTCTCTGACTGAATTTCTCTTTTCTACGACTTGGGAGCCTTATGAAGAAAAGTATGGTGCTGCCGTCTTTATCATAGGTACACTTTCTTTGACCGCATTAACCCTGTTGTTTGCTGCACCGATTTCCATAGGACTAGCAATATTCACGGTTGAAATCGCACCAGAATCACTAAAACGTATAATTCGGCCTGTTTTGGATTTACTCGTGGGGATTCCGTCTATTGTCTATGGCTACTTAGGTTTGACCATTCTTTTGCCGTTTTTAAGACAAGTGACTGGAAGTCTGTTAGGAGATGGTTTGTTAGCTGCAGCGATTGTTTTGACGATTATGGTATTACCTACGATTTCAAGAATTAGTGATGATGCGATCACTGCTGTTCCTCGGGAGCTAAGAGAAGCGAGTTATGCTATGGGGAGCACAAGATTTCAAACAGTGTTTGGGATTGTTTTGCCAGCAGCAAAATCGGGGATATTTACTGCAATCATTTTAGGGATGGCTCGGGCCATTGGTGAAACGATGGCTGTTGTTATGGTGATAGGGAATACAGCACAACTACCAACTGATTTGGTCACACCAACCGCTGTACTTACCAGTAATATCGTTAACCAAATCATTGATGTTGAATTTGAATCAACATGGAGTAATGCCTTGTACATGATGGCTTTCATTTTATTAATTATCTCGTCACTTATGATTGTCCTAATCCGCAAACTTCGTCCAAAAGGGGTATAAGTATGAGAAGTGGTATTTCAAACGAACTGATAAAAAATAAAAAATCAAGATACCTTGTTGATCGTATACTGACAATTAGCTTATGGATATTAACAGTGATCGTTCTTTTTCTCATCGCTGCGTTACTTCTATTTATTCTTTCAAAGGGTTTACCAAAATTGACTCCTCACTTTTTCTTTGGATTACCAGATGAAATTTTAGCTGGAGGAGGTGTTGGGCCGTTTCTGATTAACTCCTTTTACGTCTTATTTATTTCATTGGTCATTTCGATTCCAATTGGTGTTGGTTCAGGGATTTATCTATCAGAGTACGCGCCAAATAATCGATTAACTGAATTTATACGAACATGTGTTGAGAGTTTAGCAACCGTACCTTCGATT from Paenisporosarcina sp. FSL H8-0542 encodes:
- a CDS encoding stalk domain-containing protein, producing the protein MKRQVTSLFIVSAVLSGSLFAPVAINEAHAAVVQQNMTVKKEMVLVEGMEKSVSFIEINKIKLHSVQELAKMMSASITYNQKTKTYTITKGIGKNKKTIQLTQNSNVYVVNGKKSKLGIPAKLEQKTLFVQATPLVKALGGDILTDKNLLISVNGSFKLGSSKLMVDGTGKQVNTFTVNGKQLYSVQDISKLFSATTTIGKNNEITLSKQGKTLKFKLLSKVLQNNGTSMKLVASPVHVKGIVYADLNDIVTAFGGDVQKLNSSLFVATSGLVSGDTFAPQFINEKTLLVTNNDRSVLLDTQTKKASWTINATDLIVSPNGKKAVYSDETGFMHLVDFETKMDTVVNAEDDSLKVEFVWSSDGTKVYFLQGDKNEKISYMTITDGKVTKVFEDKLTYKSDLHLSFDGKKVLYVVGKEGTTKYTDDDKTDVDSIDLTGTEPQIYSIDLESKEVKADQLTTTNDNKVFSMFLKNAGIVYLSAKTDSEELPELKILYGVDETTVLVKNKDIISSLVTPQGKLVILVAEENSMSTLYEVNTDTKGLRKLAQTNLQLTSFTTSPDGKSLVATTPGEDGEIVVVWKNGQFEALTKNKGANNK
- a CDS encoding phosphate ABC transporter substrate-binding protein, encoding MNILKRFTAAALVVVASVGLTFGGITTTAQAATSGKIVVAGSSALLPLTQQAAKEFKKANPKVSISVSGSSSIAGPQSVMKGSATIGAADWDATKAVPGFSAFDSLKAHKIAVIPFATITHKSNPVKNLSTKQLQDIFSGKIKNWKQVGGDDSEIVVVNRKHGSGTRVNYQMKALAGNDFMSKGENYKEVSSNGDMVKNVGANPNAIGYTDLAYVKGDIKALSFNGVSATTTNVVNGNYKIWGYGYLLTKGTPKGAEAAFIKFIQSSKFQNGSLKKLKFIPISAMN
- the pstC gene encoding phosphate ABC transporter permease subunit PstC, which encodes MKKMKLNYFNNRLFQVFCFTSALFMGLVLFALVLFIGRTGFLVFNDVSLTEFLFSTTWEPYEEKYGAAVFIIGTLSLTALTLLFAAPISIGLAIFTVEIAPESLKRIIRPVLDLLVGIPSIVYGYLGLTILLPFLRQVTGSLLGDGLLAAAIVLTIMVLPTISRISDDAITAVPRELREASYAMGSTRFQTVFGIVLPAAKSGIFTAIILGMARAIGETMAVVMVIGNTAQLPTDLVTPTAVLTSNIVNQIIDVEFESTWSNALYMMAFILLIISSLMIVLIRKLRPKGV